A single Vulcanisaeta distributa DSM 14429 DNA region contains:
- a CDS encoding DUF460 domain-containing protein, which yields MLIEELSSGPIIGIDINGRKFSYAILSNGEIIEKGIIDPQDLIKMVKKVRPKAIAIDNIGELMELSPSIIKRLGRLPFNVYLIQVTKVRPDADEAMELLVNKYFGLNVVKLDPDSTAEYLARLCAMGVGSIVKVYEPETKIVVKAAISTTPGGMSRNRFERNVAHRIRYLAKEIKERLESSGLDYDMFITPESEGLRSVVFIVYADRSVVRSVVKPRKSMDVKVIVESVPTDSIKFVGLTEQEGAESVSTAKDRKLIVGIDPGIVTGVAVLDLNGNVLTLQSGKNLSRRHVLRIVYQYGTPVLIAVDTAKPSDYAKKLAAMVGAVIYYPDRDLSIAEKSEIAIKISREQGIAVKDPHMRDALAAAYKAFIQLKPKLDRVEEEVRRAYARAVDDAKALVIKGASIKQAIDEVSKRIEVQPQQEVRLLTTEKCECECDKLREEYENTIRTLNAEIERLNKLYSETKERLEELINNFDIEVRKDQVVRSLYARIDMLEGDIEKYKLRVKELENNMRNLMSDFLEYLRGNKYVLIRYSEGLDLNLMVQVHNSILIMSIGELMNVGIDKLISIGINSVVLIDVNDKNVLRPIWKRGLRVIPIGMIYNGPLNDVLFIDRSVINNAIESLGKEFLSALDEDQLRKMINEYRRLRSGMLE from the coding sequence ATGCTTATTGAGGAGTTGAGTTCGGGGCCTATAATTGGGATTGACATCAATGGCAGGAAATTCTCATACGCAATACTTAGTAATGGAGAAATAATTGAGAAGGGGATTATCGACCCTCAGGACTTAATAAAGATGGTTAAGAAGGTTAGACCTAAGGCCATAGCTATCGACAATATTGGCGAGTTAATGGAGTTGAGTCCCTCAATCATTAAGAGGCTTGGTAGACTCCCATTCAACGTCTATTTAATCCAGGTAACGAAGGTTAGGCCTGACGCTGACGAGGCGATGGAGCTACTCGTTAATAAGTATTTTGGACTTAATGTGGTTAAGCTTGACCCAGACTCAACTGCTGAGTATCTCGCGAGGCTGTGCGCGATGGGTGTTGGGTCCATAGTTAAGGTTTATGAGCCTGAGACGAAGATCGTGGTAAAGGCCGCGATATCTACTACGCCAGGTGGCATGAGTAGGAATAGGTTTGAGAGGAATGTTGCTCATAGGATTAGGTACCTGGCTAAGGAGATTAAGGAGAGGTTGGAGAGCAGTGGCCTTGATTATGACATGTTCATAACGCCGGAGAGTGAGGGTTTGAGGTCCGTAGTGTTCATTGTATATGCTGATAGGAGTGTTGTTAGGTCTGTGGTTAAGCCACGTAAGAGTATGGATGTTAAGGTGATAGTTGAGTCGGTACCAACGGACTCAATAAAGTTTGTTGGATTAACGGAGCAGGAGGGTGCCGAGAGTGTAAGTACTGCTAAGGATAGGAAGTTAATTGTCGGTATTGATCCAGGCATAGTCACTGGTGTTGCCGTTCTTGACCTAAACGGTAACGTGTTAACGCTACAAAGTGGTAAGAACCTGAGTAGGAGACATGTGCTTAGGATTGTGTATCAATACGGTACGCCGGTCCTAATAGCCGTGGATACCGCCAAGCCCTCAGACTACGCTAAGAAGTTAGCCGCAATGGTGGGTGCCGTGATTTATTACCCAGATAGGGACTTGAGCATTGCTGAGAAGAGTGAGATTGCCATTAAGATTTCCCGTGAGCAGGGGATCGCCGTTAAGGACCCACACATGAGGGATGCCCTGGCGGCGGCCTACAAAGCATTCATTCAGTTAAAGCCCAAGCTCGATAGGGTTGAGGAGGAGGTTAGGAGGGCCTATGCTAGGGCTGTTGATGATGCAAAGGCATTGGTTATTAAGGGCGCATCGATAAAGCAGGCAATTGATGAGGTAAGTAAGAGGATTGAGGTTCAACCACAGCAAGAGGTCAGGTTATTGACTACTGAAAAGTGCGAATGTGAATGCGATAAGTTACGCGAGGAGTATGAAAATACGATAAGGACTTTAAATGCCGAGATTGAGAGATTGAATAAGCTATACAGTGAGACTAAGGAGAGGCTTGAGGAGTTGATTAATAATTTCGATATTGAGGTTAGGAAGGACCAGGTTGTTAGGTCGCTATATGCCAGGATAGACATGCTTGAGGGTGATATTGAGAAGTATAAACTTAGGGTTAAGGAGCTTGAGAATAACATGAGAAACTTAATGAGCGACTTCCTCGAGTACTTAAGAGGTAATAAGTACGTGTTGATAAGGTATTCCGAGGGGCTTGACCTCAACCTAATGGTTCAGGTACATAATTCTATCCTTATCATGAGTATTGGTGAGTTGATGAATGTAGGTATTGATAAGTTGATTAGCATTGGCATAAATTCCGTGGTTCTCATTGATGTTAATGATAAGAATGTGCTAAGGCCAATATGGAAGAGGGGTTTGAGGGTTATACCCATTGGCATGATTTATAATGGTCCGCTAAACGATGTTTTATTCATTGATAGGTCGGTAATAAATAATGCCATTGAATCCCTTGGTAAGGAGTTCCTTAGCGCCCTTGATGAGGATCAATTAAGGAAAATGATTAATGAGTATAGGCGTTTGAGGAGCGGTATGTTAGAATAA